The following proteins come from a genomic window of Lytechinus pictus isolate F3 Inbred chromosome 1, Lp3.0, whole genome shotgun sequence:
- the LOC135153176 gene encoding transcription factor Sp9-like, translating into MLAATCDRVAEGSPESFPDPPKAKGFHPFKRTTPSSSGLTSEHATSRFAGMTAPGSMLGASFPYPLAPSSSLTSPFSGELFFSRKSEPRIPIATETPKSNTSPYGHKTGFSSETEHLAGILPPQLCGHSAYESWLKAATSASVLSREHGVHGFSPAFWGLPGAQASLLDLHSSAGTLPSHFGKMPTCSTASDCNALALSHSVLPYPPLTTANPSLFSPSHLFPPSSFNSFLPPGYDIMSLTEMRSSFFGPAGLGLSLSRASRRYSGRATCDCPNCQENERLAAAGQPIRKKNIHSCHIPGCGKIYGKTSHLKAHLRWHTGERPFVCNWLFCGKRFTRSDELQRHLRTHTGEKRFACPTCNKRFMRSDHLSKHVKTHQNNNNNSGNANSGNASSKAAGETGKISPIKKLASVGSSEAESSPSGTEGSPSPASTGPGPISMSVPQSAALKIATP; encoded by the coding sequence ATGTTAGCCGCCACATGTGACAGAGTCGCTGAGGGGAGTCCAGAGAGTTTCCCAGATCCACCCAAGGCAAAAGGTTTTCATCCCTTCAAGAGAACGACACCAAGTTCATCTGGACTGACTAGTGAACATGCAACATCCAGATTCGCCGGTATGACGGCCCCCGGAAGTATGCTTGGCGCATCCTTTCCGTATCCTCTGGCACCAAGTAGTTCACTTACCTCACCATTTTCTGGAGAATTATTCTTCTCACGAAAATCTGAACCTAGAATCCCAATTGCTACTGAGACACCAAAGTCAAACACCTCACCGTATGGACACAAAACCGGGTTTAGCTCGGAGACAGAGCATTTGGCAGGTATCCTACCTCCTCAACTTTGTGGACATTCTGCTTATGAATCGTGGCTGAAAGCGGCAACATCTGCGTCAGTATTATCGCGAGAACACGGTGTTCATGGCTTCAGTCCCGCCTTTTGGGGTTTACCGGGTGCCCAGGCTAGTTTGCTGGACCTTCATAGCAGTGCAGGCACTCTACCTTCACATTTTGGCAAGATGCCAACCTGTTCAACCGCATCAGACTGTAACGCATTGGCTCTGAGCCATTCAGTTTTACCATATCCGCCGCTTACTACTGCAAATCCATCTCTCTTTAGCCCATCACATCTGTTTCCTCCAAGTAGTTTCAACTCATTCTTACCTCCTGGTTACGATATTATGAGCCTGACAGAGATGCGATCCTCCTTCTTTGGACCAGCTGGACTCGGACTTTCACTGTCAAGAGCAAGTCGCCGTTACAGCGGCAGGGCAACTTGCGATTGTCCGAACTGTCAGGAAAATGAACGGTTAGCCGCAGCCGGTCAACccatacgaaagaaaaatatCCACAGTTGTCACATTCCGGGGTGTGGTAAGATTTATGGGAAGACATCGCACCTGAAGGCGCATCTTCGATGGCATACGGGTGAACGTCCCTTCGTATGTAACTGGCTTTTCTGCGGTAAGCGTTTCACCCGGTCCGATGAGCTCCAACGTCATCTTCGTACGCATACAGGAGAGAAGCGGTTTGCTTGCCCAACGTGTAACAAACGCTTCATGCGAAGCGATCACCTTAGCAAGCACGTCAAAACCCATCagaacaataacaacaacagtGGAAATGCCAACAGCGGTAATGCCTCTAGCAAAGCAGCGGGAGAAACAGGAAAGATATCACCGATTAAGAAGTTAGCAAGTGTCGGTAGCAGCGAAGCGGAATCGAGCCCTAGCGGTACAGAGGGGTCACCGTCACCGGCGTCTACTGGACCGGGACCAATCAGCATGTCCGTTCCACAGTCAGCTGCCCTCAAAATAGCAACACCATAG